The following proteins are co-located in the Candidatus Sulfotelmatobacter sp. genome:
- a CDS encoding VCBS repeat-containing protein, with product MPSSHSRLILAPAVAAVALLATSVQPVRAASPVLRSAFASYRFDSQAIPPVQVADLDNDGTSEIVTGARVATFNYDIIVSKLISNHWQRVQTIPVGTNPPEFALSDVNHDGKADLVYVVDGQAYARVNDGTGTFGAEQQIAGNGDPPDDLGSTLLLIKHPNAPDEFCALAGGDGVEIFRDSVETNGTHDFVTVARIDDVGLVESFLDNAPPWGLPPFAAEADLNGDGLPDIAAFS from the coding sequence ATGCCGAGTTCGCACTCTCGTCTCATCCTTGCCCCGGCGGTCGCCGCGGTCGCCCTGCTCGCCACATCCGTCCAGCCCGTCCGCGCCGCCAGCCCGGTGCTCCGCTCGGCATTTGCGTCGTATCGATTCGATTCCCAGGCCATCCCGCCGGTCCAGGTGGCGGACCTCGACAATGACGGAACTTCCGAGATCGTGACCGGCGCGCGAGTCGCGACTTTCAACTACGACATCATCGTTTCGAAGCTCATTTCCAACCACTGGCAGCGGGTGCAGACCATCCCGGTGGGAACGAATCCGCCGGAGTTCGCGCTCTCGGACGTGAATCACGATGGCAAGGCCGACCTGGTCTACGTGGTGGACGGCCAGGCGTACGCCCGCGTCAACGACGGGACCGGCACTTTCGGCGCCGAGCAGCAGATTGCCGGCAATGGCGACCCGCCCGACGATCTCGGATCGACGCTGTTGCTGATCAAGCATCCGAACGCCCCGGACGAGTTCTGCGCACTCGCGGGTGGCGACGGTGTGGAGATCTTTCGCGACTCGGTGGAGACCAACGGCACGCACGACTTCGTCACCGTGGCGCGGATCGATGACGTTGGGCTCGTCGAGAGCTTCCTCGACAACGCCCCGCCCTGGGGATTGCCGCCGTTCGCCGCGGAGGCGGACCTGAACGGCGACGGTCTGCCCGACATCGCCGCGTTCTCCAA